A stretch of the Pedobacter sp. MC2016-14 genome encodes the following:
- a CDS encoding NADP-dependent oxidoreductase translates to MKAIILKDFGGVENLAITELEQPNIKPEEVLVAIKAISINPIDVKTRAGKGVAGLLKDEQPIILGWDISGIVEEVGAEVTILKKGDEVFGCISFPKSGKTYAEFVAAPAAELAIKPDNISHHEAAAATLAALTALQALRNYATIRPGNKVLIHAASGGVGHYAVQIAKQMGAYVIGTSSLQNKDFVLSLGADEHLDYKAKPIENVLKDIDFVLDTIGGDTIDASLAVMKTGGTIVSIPSGLNEQVVDKAKESGKHGYTMKMKPSGEDMKIIAGFLEQGTLSSHVSKTFSFEQMAEAHLQIESGSTVGKIVILPNQ, encoded by the coding sequence ATGAAAGCAATAATTTTAAAAGATTTTGGAGGTGTGGAGAACCTTGCAATCACAGAACTGGAACAGCCTAACATTAAACCAGAAGAGGTATTGGTAGCCATAAAAGCCATTAGCATCAATCCTATTGATGTAAAAACAAGAGCGGGCAAAGGAGTTGCTGGTTTACTAAAAGATGAACAACCCATCATTTTGGGTTGGGACATTTCGGGTATCGTAGAAGAAGTTGGAGCTGAAGTCACCATCCTTAAAAAAGGAGATGAAGTGTTTGGCTGTATCTCCTTTCCTAAATCAGGAAAAACTTATGCCGAATTTGTTGCCGCTCCCGCAGCGGAACTGGCTATAAAACCTGACAACATTAGCCATCATGAAGCCGCAGCAGCAACGTTAGCTGCCCTTACTGCTTTACAGGCACTCCGTAATTACGCAACTATAAGACCGGGGAATAAAGTATTGATTCATGCCGCATCAGGGGGCGTTGGCCATTATGCCGTCCAAATTGCAAAACAAATGGGGGCCTATGTAATTGGAACCTCTTCTCTCCAAAATAAAGATTTTGTTTTGTCATTAGGAGCTGATGAACACCTGGATTATAAGGCCAAACCAATAGAAAATGTATTAAAAGACATTGATTTTGTACTGGATACCATTGGAGGAGACACCATCGATGCTTCTTTAGCCGTTATGAAAACCGGCGGTACAATTGTAAGTATCCCTTCTGGCTTAAATGAGCAGGTCGTTGATAAGGCTAAAGAAAGCGGCAAACATGGTTATACCATGAAAATGAAGCCTAGCGGTGAGGACATGAAAATTATAGCCGGATTTTTGGAACAGGGTACCCTTAGCTCCCATGTTTCTAAAACCTTCTCTTTTGAACAAATGGCCGAAGCACATTTACAGATTGAAAGTGGAAGTACTGTTGGTAAAATTGTTATACTACCAAACCAGTAA
- a CDS encoding LD-carboxypeptidase yields MIKQPAYLKKNDKVAIVCPAKKLPKSIDAAITILQDWGLEVLTGETVSASYHQFAGDDALRTRDLQKYLDDPEVKAVIAARGGYGTIRIIDELDFSAFNENPKWIVGFSDITVLLSHVFSVLNTQSIHGQMPYTFQDGTPESLESLRKALFGEPLAYKYTSENKVPNRSGKAEGILIGGNLTLLTMLEGSASEMDYTDKILFLEDVGEQEFSIDRMVHMLKRSGKLAKLKGLIVGAFNEIEVESIPFGQTAAEVIWELVKEYDYPVCFDFPTGHIEDNRAMVVGKLITLDINKKAASLY; encoded by the coding sequence ATGATTAAGCAGCCAGCATATTTAAAAAAGAACGACAAAGTAGCAATCGTTTGTCCCGCAAAGAAGTTGCCCAAGTCCATTGATGCGGCAATTACCATTTTGCAAGACTGGGGTTTGGAGGTTTTAACCGGGGAAACGGTTTCTGCATCCTACCATCAATTTGCCGGAGATGATGCACTAAGAACCAGAGATCTTCAGAAGTATTTAGATGATCCGGAAGTTAAAGCGGTCATTGCTGCACGTGGTGGATACGGCACCATCAGAATTATTGACGAGCTGGATTTCAGTGCTTTTAATGAAAACCCCAAATGGATTGTAGGCTTCAGCGACATTACCGTACTGCTTTCGCATGTATTTAGTGTTTTAAATACACAGAGCATCCATGGGCAGATGCCTTATACCTTTCAGGATGGAACGCCAGAATCCCTGGAGTCTCTGCGAAAAGCCTTATTTGGAGAACCATTAGCTTATAAATATACAAGCGAAAACAAGGTTCCAAACCGTAGTGGAAAAGCAGAAGGCATCCTAATCGGAGGCAACCTTACCTTATTAACCATGCTGGAAGGTTCTGCTTCAGAAATGGATTATACAGATAAGATTCTATTTTTAGAAGATGTAGGCGAGCAGGAATTTTCCATAGACCGCATGGTGCACATGTTAAAACGCAGCGGCAAATTGGCGAAGTTAAAAGGATTAATTGTGGGTGCCTTTAATGAAATTGAAGTAGAAAGCATTCCTTTTGGACAAACGGCAGCAGAAGTAATCTGGGAATTGGTAAAGGAATATGATTATCCGGTTTGCTTTGACTTCCCAACCGGGCATATAGAAGATAACAGAGCAATGGTGGTAGGAAAACTCATAACTCTTGATATAAATAAAAAGGCTGCCTCGTTATATTGA
- a CDS encoding OmpA family protein, whose product MRTNNMSAKFIQAIILSIVITSCGNSDNKDAHKGTDSAAVTDSSAVTTQTQPDQSAASTEIFKDFDWTTVAQSNAVIGAFPYISAPEGFYIQEKDSYSESKTGYSYYKDFNKLFIFNGQSFYNAEGKVAKLKFRMKGENTEWNQYKFDSSVDKYLNSIGAKLLGKLKLSDEQEKFLNKDDDMAIHNHLIGDPYNVPVRFYALNHAKGKIMFQVFSNTASAEVGVVELAAFEQTIKAPTAVEMKRDIDANGKAILNINFDTDKSNLLPEGQKIVDEILILMKNNPDLKIAIEGHTDNAGSAERNKKLSAERANTILKSITGRGISASRLSAAGFGAERPLVANDSEANMAKNRRVELVKK is encoded by the coding sequence ATGAGAACCAATAACATGTCTGCCAAATTCATCCAAGCCATTATTCTAAGCATTGTAATAACCAGCTGCGGAAACTCTGACAATAAAGATGCACATAAAGGGACCGATTCTGCAGCCGTTACAGACTCATCAGCAGTTACAACTCAAACCCAGCCAGATCAGTCGGCAGCAAGTACAGAAATTTTCAAAGACTTTGATTGGACTACTGTGGCTCAATCAAACGCAGTAATAGGCGCCTTCCCTTATATTAGTGCTCCCGAAGGCTTTTACATTCAGGAAAAAGATAGCTACAGCGAATCCAAAACCGGATATTCATACTACAAAGATTTTAATAAGCTATTCATATTTAACGGACAGTCTTTTTATAATGCAGAAGGAAAAGTTGCCAAACTGAAATTTCGCATGAAAGGAGAAAATACAGAATGGAATCAGTACAAGTTTGACAGCAGTGTAGACAAATATTTAAATAGCATCGGAGCAAAGCTATTAGGAAAGCTTAAATTAAGTGATGAGCAGGAGAAATTCTTAAACAAGGATGATGACATGGCTATCCACAACCACCTTATCGGAGACCCTTACAACGTACCTGTACGGTTTTACGCATTAAACCACGCTAAGGGTAAGATCATGTTCCAGGTATTTTCCAATACAGCAAGTGCTGAAGTTGGCGTGGTAGAATTAGCTGCTTTTGAACAAACCATTAAAGCCCCTACTGCTGTTGAGATGAAAAGAGACATCGATGCAAATGGTAAAGCTATATTGAACATCAATTTCGATACAGATAAATCTAATCTACTACCTGAAGGCCAAAAGATCGTTGACGAAATCCTGATCCTGATGAAGAACAATCCCGATCTAAAAATTGCCATAGAAGGCCATACGGATAATGCTGGCTCAGCCGAGCGCAACAAAAAACTATCTGCAGAACGGGCAAACACCATCTTAAAATCTATCACCGGACGCGGGATCTCTGCAAGCAGGCTTAGCGCCGCCGGATTTGGAGCAGAGCGTCCACTTGTAGCTAATGATAGCGAGGCTAATATGGCCAAAAATCGAAGAGTTGAACTGGTAAAGAAATAA
- a CDS encoding Fic family protein, whose product MAYDRVKPFNDLPLLPPSKDVEDIEILKKLVTTSRALAAANSTVKRLPNPYMLINTIALQEAKASTAIENIFTTEDELYKAVSDSVKESDANVGTKEVLRYREALWQGYDLLRDKATIDLECITGIFRKIKNSTDGLRAPQSLTVINRGQSEFRAGEVIYTPPRGVGVLEYLMENLLEYLNDDRKHSSDPLIKMCIAHYQFEAIHPFRDGNGRTGRILNLLYLVHKGLLDQPVLYLSKYIIANKDEYYYNLGIVTQRGSWKPWILYMLEAIEKTALLTSQLIVSILDQMEATLEHARGRIKWYNKEVNEAIFSQPYIKPKFIGDLLGITSRTTLTKYFAELVDAGILQATKEGKEVFYINGDLISILEG is encoded by the coding sequence ATGGCCTACGATAGAGTTAAGCCTTTTAATGATCTTCCACTGCTTCCTCCATCTAAGGACGTAGAGGATATAGAGATTCTAAAAAAACTCGTAACAACATCGCGGGCACTTGCTGCTGCAAATAGCACAGTTAAAAGATTGCCAAACCCTTATATGCTGATAAATACCATAGCTTTACAGGAGGCGAAAGCATCAACGGCTATAGAAAATATTTTTACGACCGAAGATGAATTGTATAAGGCGGTGTCAGATTCAGTGAAAGAGAGTGATGCTAATGTCGGTACAAAAGAAGTGCTAAGATATAGAGAAGCATTGTGGCAAGGATATGATTTGCTGCGTGATAAAGCAACAATTGATCTGGAATGTATTACAGGGATTTTTAGGAAAATCAAAAATTCTACAGATGGTTTACGCGCTCCTCAATCGTTAACAGTAATCAATCGCGGACAAAGCGAATTTCGTGCAGGTGAGGTTATTTACACTCCGCCAAGAGGTGTAGGCGTTCTGGAGTATTTAATGGAAAACCTATTGGAGTATTTAAATGACGATCGAAAACATTCCTCCGACCCGTTGATTAAAATGTGTATCGCTCATTATCAATTTGAAGCTATACACCCTTTTCGTGACGGAAATGGGAGAACTGGAAGGATATTAAACCTGCTTTATCTGGTGCATAAGGGATTATTGGATCAACCAGTCTTGTACTTATCGAAATACATCATTGCAAATAAAGACGAATATTACTACAATTTGGGCATTGTAACTCAAAGAGGATCATGGAAACCGTGGATACTTTATATGCTAGAGGCTATAGAGAAGACGGCACTATTAACAAGTCAATTAATCGTTAGTATTCTGGACCAGATGGAGGCTACCCTTGAACATGCAAGAGGGCGAATAAAATGGTACAATAAAGAGGTTAATGAGGCGATTTTTAGTCAGCCTTACATTAAACCTAAGTTTATTGGTGATTTGCTGGGGATTACTTCAAGGACAACCCTTACTAAATATTTTGCCGAGCTTGTTGATGCAGGTATTCTGCAAGCAACAAAAGAAGGAAAAGAAGTCTTTTATATTAACGGAGATCTGATCTCCATTTTGGAAGGCTAA
- a CDS encoding response regulator, which yields MGFSLKRIDGFITALLKRETDPINQARIRVLAYIILGYIFYSGILIVAYILEKEMLQLIRAIFTFVSCFVFLNIIKNFGSWKVVSHLIICFLTLTVWSNLSIFVMGVNVATLQYVWFACALGFYMHDINWAWFYSAMNVLPIVIYTATDNNFYFLGSGPHHIALNTYIFVICYNFGFILFLHYYFFKAFHRNFTNLTYAKNELKELNEKLKLTLTDLEKLSKDRMNFLSTMSHELRTPMNGVIGISNELLLQNPRADQEENMAILKFSADNLLALINDILDFNKLESDKAELENIAFDLHILLENNFASLRPKAQEKQLDFRFEMDETIKGKVLISDPTRLTQVLCNLLSNSIKFTAEGAVHLSAKLVKQTADLMRIQFLVEDTGIGIESHRQDEVFEAFVQASSSTNRKYGGTGLGLPIVKKILHMFNSQISLTSEKNAGTKISFSIDFRYTELDLSKIETIRNKPAELGHLRVLVAEDNHVNILVIKKTLERWGISPAIAENGVQALEQLEKEDFDVILMDLNMPELDGYETSIAIRNLQAQSKSSIPIIAFTATTNNNVSRKILEAGMNDYMPKPFKPEDLFDKLQQLNAVKSPN from the coding sequence ATGGGATTTTCGCTCAAGCGCATTGACGGGTTTATTACGGCATTATTAAAACGTGAAACCGACCCTATCAATCAGGCTAGAATAAGAGTACTAGCATATATCATCCTCGGTTATATCTTCTATTCAGGTATCCTAATTGTGGCCTATATCCTGGAAAAGGAGATGCTGCAACTCATTAGGGCAATTTTCACCTTTGTATCCTGTTTTGTCTTTTTAAACATTATTAAAAACTTCGGCTCCTGGAAAGTAGTGTCACACCTCATTATATGCTTTCTCACGCTAACCGTATGGAGCAACCTATCAATTTTTGTAATGGGGGTTAATGTCGCCACACTCCAGTACGTTTGGTTTGCCTGCGCGCTTGGTTTTTATATGCATGACATAAACTGGGCATGGTTTTATTCTGCCATGAATGTACTCCCAATAGTCATCTATACCGCAACAGACAATAATTTTTATTTCCTGGGTTCAGGCCCACATCATATCGCCCTCAACACCTATATTTTTGTAATCTGTTATAACTTCGGCTTTATTCTTTTCCTCCATTACTACTTTTTTAAAGCCTTTCATAGAAATTTCACAAACCTTACCTACGCCAAAAACGAACTTAAAGAACTCAATGAGAAATTAAAACTGACCTTAACAGATTTAGAAAAACTATCCAAAGATCGGATGAATTTCCTTTCTACCATGTCGCATGAACTCAGAACCCCAATGAATGGTGTTATTGGAATTTCTAATGAATTATTGTTGCAAAACCCAAGAGCAGATCAGGAAGAAAACATGGCCATCTTAAAGTTTTCAGCAGACAATCTATTGGCGCTGATTAATGATATCCTTGATTTTAATAAGCTGGAATCCGACAAAGCAGAACTCGAAAATATCGCATTCGACCTGCACATCTTGCTGGAAAATAACTTTGCCAGTCTAAGGCCAAAAGCCCAGGAGAAGCAACTGGACTTTAGATTTGAGATGGACGAAACGATTAAAGGGAAGGTATTAATTAGTGATCCAACCCGTTTAACACAAGTTTTATGCAACTTACTTAGCAATTCCATCAAATTTACTGCGGAGGGTGCTGTTCATCTCTCAGCAAAACTTGTAAAACAAACCGCAGATTTAATGAGGATACAGTTCTTGGTTGAAGATACCGGCATTGGAATTGAATCTCACCGGCAAGACGAAGTTTTCGAAGCTTTCGTACAGGCCTCATCAAGCACCAACCGCAAGTATGGAGGCACCGGCCTGGGACTTCCTATTGTAAAGAAAATCCTGCACATGTTTAACAGCCAGATTAGTTTAACCAGTGAAAAAAATGCCGGCACAAAAATTTCCTTCTCCATAGATTTCAGGTATACTGAACTGGATTTATCCAAAATAGAAACCATAAGAAATAAACCAGCAGAACTTGGCCACCTCAGGGTATTAGTTGCAGAAGATAATCACGTCAATATTTTGGTGATCAAAAAAACGCTGGAACGATGGGGTATCTCTCCTGCAATTGCCGAGAATGGTGTCCAGGCACTTGAACAGTTAGAAAAAGAAGATTTTGATGTAATTTTAATGGACCTTAACATGCCAGAACTTGATGGTTACGAGACATCCATTGCCATACGTAATTTACAGGCACAATCTAAATCATCCATTCCTATTATTGCGTTCACCGCTACAACAAATAACAATGTTTCCAGAAAGATCTTAGAAGCAGGTATGAATGACTACATGCCCAAGCCATTTAAACCAGAAGATTTATTTGATAAACTCCAGCAACTTAATGCTGTAAAAAGTCCTAATTAA
- a CDS encoding GNAT family N-acetyltransferase: MEFYNQVHIVDYTPRYASAFKDLNEEWISQYFKMEEMDYKALDDPEGYILSRGGCILVALHEGEPIGVCALIKMNDAVYDYELAKMAVSPKAQGKKVGWLLGQAAIKKAKELGADKLYLESNTVLKPAINLYNKLGFQKILGYPSPYERCDIQMDLDLR, from the coding sequence ATGGAATTTTATAATCAAGTACACATTGTGGACTATACGCCCAGGTATGCTTCGGCTTTCAAAGATCTTAATGAAGAATGGATTAGCCAGTATTTTAAGATGGAAGAAATGGATTATAAAGCATTGGATGATCCTGAAGGATATATTTTGAGCAGAGGAGGATGCATTTTGGTGGCCTTGCATGAGGGAGAGCCGATTGGTGTTTGCGCATTGATAAAAATGAATGATGCCGTATATGACTATGAGTTGGCCAAAATGGCGGTTTCTCCAAAAGCCCAAGGGAAAAAGGTAGGTTGGTTGCTGGGACAAGCAGCCATCAAAAAGGCAAAGGAACTAGGGGCTGATAAATTGTATCTGGAAAGCAATACAGTGTTAAAACCTGCGATAAACCTCTATAATAAATTGGGATTCCAGAAAATTTTAGGATACCCATCACCTTATGAACGCTGCGATATTCAGATGGATTTGGATCTGAGGTAA
- the metG gene encoding methionine--tRNA ligase, translated as MDNSKIKRYTVTAALPYTNGPVHIGHLAGVYLPADTYVRYLRSNHRDVKFICGSDENGVPITLKAKKEGTTPQAVVDKYHKIIGDSFKEFGVSFDIYHRTSSPMHHQTASDFFETLYEKGVFTEEITEQYYDESAKTFLADRYITGTCPKCGFENAYGDQCENCGSTLNATDLINPKSTLSGEPPVRKETKNWFLPLEQYEERLRAYIESHKEWKPNVYGQCQSWLNAGLQPRAMTRDLDWGVRVPVKDAEGKVLYVWFDAPIGYISATKELFEYARLDVWNPKAEEYYITENGMEKGSWEEYWKDDATKLVHFIGKDNIVFHCIIFPAMLMAHGGYILADNVPANEFLNLEGQKISTSKNWAVWLNEYLVEFKDKQDVLRYVLTATAPETKDNDFTWKDFQARNNNELVAVFGNFVNRVVVLTHKYFGGKVPMLMEVTEQDQQVIDELALFPGKISASIENYRFREALTEVMNVARLGNKYLADTEPWKVIKTDEDRVRTILNIGLQIIATLEILIEPFLPFTADKLMKMLNYGGHQWEDAGKMNLLVRGHQLNEPVLLFEKIEDAEVQAQIDKLNQSKIDNTLANAVAAPAKENIDFDQFSAMDIRVATIIAAEKVEKTKKLLKLTLDTGLDQRTVVSGIAEFFTPEQVIGQQVSVLVNLAPREIKGILSQGMILMSENSDGKLTFVAPVQNHVNGSVIR; from the coding sequence TTGGATAACAGTAAAATAAAGAGATATACAGTAACTGCGGCCTTGCCGTATACCAATGGTCCGGTGCATATTGGTCACCTGGCAGGCGTTTATTTACCTGCGGATACATATGTGCGCTATTTGCGTTCAAATCATAGAGATGTTAAATTTATTTGTGGTTCGGATGAAAATGGTGTTCCAATTACTTTAAAGGCTAAAAAGGAAGGGACTACCCCGCAGGCTGTAGTTGATAAATACCATAAAATTATTGGCGATTCATTTAAGGAATTTGGGGTGTCTTTTGACATTTACCACAGGACTTCTTCTCCAATGCACCACCAAACGGCATCTGATTTTTTCGAAACCTTATATGAAAAAGGTGTTTTTACGGAAGAGATTACAGAACAATATTATGATGAGTCGGCAAAGACATTTTTAGCAGATAGATACATCACTGGTACTTGCCCTAAATGCGGCTTTGAAAATGCTTATGGCGATCAGTGCGAAAATTGCGGCAGTACTTTAAATGCAACGGACTTAATTAACCCTAAATCTACACTTTCTGGCGAGCCTCCGGTGAGGAAGGAGACGAAGAACTGGTTTCTTCCTTTGGAGCAGTATGAGGAACGTTTAAGGGCTTATATTGAAAGCCATAAGGAATGGAAGCCAAATGTTTATGGACAATGTCAGAGTTGGCTAAATGCAGGTTTACAGCCCCGTGCCATGACCAGGGATTTGGACTGGGGTGTACGGGTTCCGGTAAAGGATGCTGAAGGCAAAGTACTATATGTATGGTTTGATGCGCCAATTGGCTATATTTCTGCTACGAAAGAATTGTTTGAGTATGCCAGACTGGATGTTTGGAACCCAAAAGCAGAGGAATACTACATCACCGAAAACGGGATGGAGAAGGGAAGCTGGGAGGAATACTGGAAAGATGATGCGACTAAACTGGTTCATTTTATAGGGAAAGACAACATTGTTTTCCATTGTATCATTTTCCCTGCGATGTTAATGGCACACGGTGGCTATATTTTAGCTGATAATGTGCCGGCAAACGAGTTTTTGAATTTGGAAGGTCAGAAGATCTCTACTTCTAAAAACTGGGCGGTATGGTTAAACGAGTACTTGGTTGAGTTTAAGGATAAGCAAGATGTTTTGCGTTATGTATTAACAGCTACTGCTCCGGAAACAAAGGATAATGATTTTACCTGGAAAGATTTTCAGGCGCGCAATAACAATGAACTGGTTGCTGTTTTTGGCAATTTTGTGAATAGGGTAGTGGTGTTGACCCATAAATATTTTGGAGGTAAGGTGCCAATGTTGATGGAGGTTACGGAACAGGATCAGCAGGTGATTGATGAACTGGCTTTGTTTCCTGGAAAGATTAGTGCTTCTATTGAAAATTACAGGTTTAGAGAGGCTTTAACAGAGGTAATGAACGTGGCGCGCCTTGGTAATAAATACCTTGCAGATACGGAACCCTGGAAGGTGATAAAAACGGATGAGGACCGGGTGCGTACAATTTTAAATATTGGCTTGCAGATTATTGCTACGCTTGAAATTTTAATTGAGCCGTTTTTACCATTTACTGCTGATAAATTGATGAAAATGCTGAACTATGGCGGTCATCAATGGGAAGATGCGGGTAAAATGAACCTATTGGTACGTGGGCACCAGCTGAACGAACCTGTGTTGTTGTTTGAGAAAATTGAGGATGCTGAAGTTCAGGCGCAGATTGATAAGCTGAACCAAAGTAAAATAGACAATACTTTGGCGAATGCTGTTGCTGCTCCCGCAAAGGAAAATATAGATTTTGACCAGTTTAGTGCCATGGACATCCGTGTGGCAACCATTATTGCTGCAGAAAAGGTGGAAAAAACGAAGAAGTTATTGAAACTTACTTTGGATACAGGCCTTGATCAGCGTACGGTTGTTTCTGGAATTGCGGAGTTTTTTACGCCTGAACAAGTTATTGGACAGCAGGTGAGTGTATTGGTGAACCTTGCTCCAAGAGAGATTAAAGGTATTTTATCTCAGGGAATGATTTTGATGTCCGAAAATTCGGATGGAAAATTAACTTTTGTTGCGCCTGTTCAAAACCATGTGAACGGCAGCGTGATTAGGTAA
- a CDS encoding SusD/RagB family nutrient-binding outer membrane lipoprotein: MKNTHIYILILVLASSIGLSSCKKYLDINSNPNRAERVEPKLLFSFAAVSFANLRSGGDLNIPFALVGQSMATGGNNPTGWGIPSEEQYVISSFSTGNSWRAYYTTIGSNLKEAIKLAESSSPINNNAAAQSKILLAMSAFETTTVFGDVPFSEAWNTNIAYPKFDTQKQVMEGCIALLDEALAQFDTSSPLKIGMENDEAYDLFYRGDLDKWKRLANSVKLRILLTMVDKDPTKAAAIGTLMTAHDFIGSASDNCLIAYQDVSGKKNPKYLISEQYNNNVPFFFGSNKIVDFMNTLGDPRRPKFFDKPAAATNYVGIASGQTAANAVNVRISTSLQTAIEPEVFFSYQEQLFYEAEIYARGIGVATNLATAEGLYRQGVVESCKFYGVSTDDADDFGESLPALAAGTAGVKTIQMHNWVDKMDRGIDAFTQWRRSGSEGNETPVLTLPTGAPAGPLFRRYEYPITNEISTNPNAPKNKIVFTEKMWFDL, encoded by the coding sequence ATGAAAAATACACATATATATATATTGATTTTAGTGCTCGCATCAAGCATAGGACTATCATCATGTAAAAAATACTTGGATATAAATTCAAATCCCAACCGAGCAGAAAGGGTAGAACCAAAACTACTTTTTTCATTTGCAGCGGTATCTTTCGCTAATTTGCGATCAGGTGGTGATTTAAATATTCCTTTTGCTTTGGTAGGGCAGTCTATGGCTACTGGCGGTAACAATCCGACAGGATGGGGAATACCATCTGAAGAGCAATACGTAATTTCTTCTTTTAGTACTGGTAATTCTTGGAGGGCATATTATACCACGATTGGTTCAAATCTTAAAGAGGCTATAAAACTTGCCGAATCATCATCTCCAATTAACAATAATGCGGCAGCGCAAAGTAAAATCCTTTTGGCGATGTCGGCTTTTGAGACCACAACAGTCTTTGGTGATGTACCTTTTTCTGAAGCATGGAATACTAATATTGCTTATCCAAAGTTTGATACACAAAAACAGGTTATGGAGGGCTGCATTGCATTACTAGATGAAGCGCTTGCTCAGTTTGATACAAGTAGCCCATTGAAGATTGGAATGGAAAATGATGAAGCTTACGATCTTTTCTATAGAGGAGATTTAGATAAGTGGAAAAGGCTAGCTAATTCTGTAAAATTAAGAATTTTGTTGACTATGGTTGACAAGGATCCGACTAAGGCAGCGGCAATAGGCACTTTAATGACTGCCCATGACTTCATAGGGTCAGCTAGTGATAATTGTTTAATAGCCTATCAGGATGTTTCAGGAAAGAAAAATCCTAAGTATTTAATAAGTGAACAATACAACAATAATGTGCCATTCTTTTTTGGAAGCAACAAGATTGTTGATTTTATGAATACTTTAGGCGATCCTAGGCGACCTAAATTCTTTGATAAACCAGCCGCAGCAACTAACTATGTTGGTATAGCAAGCGGCCAGACTGCAGCAAATGCAGTGAACGTAAGAATTTCAACTTCCTTGCAAACAGCAATTGAACCAGAGGTTTTCTTTAGTTACCAAGAGCAGCTTTTTTATGAAGCTGAAATATATGCAAGAGGTATAGGTGTTGCCACTAATTTGGCAACTGCAGAAGGTTTGTATAGGCAGGGTGTAGTGGAATCTTGCAAGTTTTACGGAGTTAGCACTGACGACGCTGACGACTTTGGTGAATCATTGCCAGCCCTGGCTGCAGGAACAGCAGGAGTTAAGACCATTCAGATGCATAACTGGGTTGACAAAATGGATAGGGGAATAGATGCATTTACTCAATGGAGAAGATCTGGTTCAGAAGGAAATGAAACACCAGTTTTAACTTTACCGACCGGCGCTCCGGCTGGCCCGCTTTTTAGAAGGTATGAGTATCCGATAACGAATGAGATTTCAACAAATCCTAATGCACCAAAGAACAAAATTGTATTTACGGAGAAAATGTGGTTTGACCTTTAA